ATAGTGGTGGCAGGAAGGTTTAAATTGCCGGAAGAGCTGGCTATTATTAGCCAGATGGATACCATGATCAGTATGGATTCGGCCAATATGCATCTGGCTTCATTATTTGGTGTGCCGGTGGTATCAGTGTGGGGTGCGACGCATCCTTTTGCAGGATTTATGGGGTATGGCCAGAAGATTGAGAAAGCAGTGCAGGTGGATTTGTACTGTAGGCCGTGTAGTATTTTTGGTAATAAACCGTGTTTTAGAGGGGATCATGCGTGTATGGAGCAGTTGCGGGTATCAGGAATTCTGGAAAAGATTTAAAGGTTTTTTTGGTGGGTTAGAAAATTTTACTAATTTCGCCATCCCAAATCACGACAACATGTTGTTGGAAGATACGGGAGGTACTGTCCTATAGTATAATGGTAGTACATCTGATTTTGGTTCAGACTGTCTAGGTTCGAATCCTGGTAGGACAACTTACTTAAAGGCTCGCTTCGATAGCGGGCCTTTTTTTTGTATTTTTATTTCCATGAAAGTAGCCTTAGCCTCTCCTCCCTTCCCATCCTCTATACAAGATGGATTAACCTGGACTGAAAAATTAACCAAAGAAGCTGCCAGCCAACAAGCAGCAATCATTTGTTTTCCTGAGTCTTATATTCCCGGTTATCCTGGTATGGGATATTCTCCTGAAGAACGTACGCCTGGAAAATTACAAAGCGCGTTGAACAGCGTCTGTGCTATTGCAGCAGAAAATAAAATCGCAATTATAATGCCCATGGACTGGTATGCTGCTGAATGTTTACTAAATGTAGCATTTGTGATAGATGCAAATGGGCAGGTATTGGGTTATCAGACTAAAAACCAATTAGACCCTACAGAAGATGTGATGTGGGTGCCGGGTACAACAAGAAGTATATTTGAGATAGATGGGGTGAAGATAGGGATTACGATCTGTCATGAAGGATTCAGGTATCCAGAGTCGGTGAGATGGGCGGCGCAGCAGGATGCGAAAATTGTGTTCTTCCCGCATTTTGTAGGCAGCAATACAGCAGGTGTGGTACCGACAGAGTGGGGGAGTGTTGAGAGTCCTTATTATGAAAAGGCTGTAATGCTGAGAGCGATGGAGAATACTATTTTTGTAGGGAGTTCTAATTATGCCTCTAAATATCCGGAAGCGGCATCATCGTTGATTGCGCCGGATGGTAAATGTTTGGTGCATGGGGAGTATGGAAAACCGGGTGTGGTGGTAGCAGATATAGATATTTTGCTGGCTACGGGATTTCTGGCAAAGCGGTTTAAGAATTGGTTGTATGTGTAAAGGTAAAATGGCTAAAATAAATGAGATATAAAAGATCACCTTTAAAATAAACGTCCAGTTAAAAAAACAGGAAAATTAACATCAAAACCACAACCTTTCCACCTAAAATTTGTTGCTGCTAAATTATATGTCACAACAATTATCTATGTATTTCCCCTATATATCGATAAATAAACATTCATTATCATCAAAATGCATTTTCCCATGCCTTCCCTCCACTAATACTTTTGCTAAATACAATAATCTTCCTATCTTACGGCCGTATTGTTATGTAAATGTTAAAATTCGGAAATCACATACATTGAGTTAAACTAATTGAACTGATACTTTTTATTTAACAACAGTGAAAATCCATGACGTAATGAAAAAGAAAAGGGGACACGTGCTCCATTGATTTTGACCTAAGCTGCGGGCGTGATCTACAGATAGGCAGTTAGATTTATTGACTGTTAAATTCCACTTCAATGAGTAAGAACAATCATGAACAATCACCTTAATTTCTGGTAAATAAATAGGGAGAATGTTGGCGCATTCCCCCCTGTTTACAATCGAAATAAACCCAGTCTTGGCGGGCTGGATTCATCATCTCAATACATAAAATTATGAATTCTACAGTTATAGCTGTTCACAAAAAGTGGACGGCTGGATGGTTGTTTGTAGTACTTTTCCTAACTCTCTCATTCCCAGCAACTATGTTTGCTGCCTCCTATGCTGATATCGTTATTAAAGGAAAGGTAATCGACGAAAGCGGAGAACCTATGCAGGCTGTTTCTGTCGCTATCAAAGGGACATCAAGAGGAACAACTACAGCACAGGATGGTACATTCTCCATCTCAGCAAATGAAAATGCGACACTTGTTTTTTCCTTCATTGGTTATGCCAACCAGGAAGTACCTGTAAACGGACAGGCTACCCTGAATGTTACTTTAAAGAAAAACGCCAGCCAGCTCGACCAGGTAGTCATAGTAGGTTATGGTACCCAGCGTAAAAGCCAGGTAGTTGGTTCCGTGAGTTCTGTAAAAGGTGCTGAAGTGACCAAGCAACCGGTATTGACCGCTGCACAAGGCTTACAGGCTAAAACGCCGGGTGTGCAGGTAACTGCTTCCGGTACGCCAGGTGCACAGCCTCAGCTGCGTATTCGTGGTGTGAGCTCCGTATCAGGTGATGCTAACCCTATCTATGTAGTAGATGGTGTGATCACTACAGATATTACGAACATCAACAACTCCGATATCGAATCTATTTCAGTATTGAAAGATGCATCTTCACAAGCCATCTACGGTAGCCGCGCTGGTAATGGTGTGGTACTGGTAACTACTAAGAAAGGTAAATTAGGTGGAATGAAAGTGAGCCTGGATGCATATTCAGGGTTCAGAACACCCACTTCCAAAGTGAAAATGGCAAGTGGTAAAGCATATGCACAATATTCCAACGAAGCGAATATTCGTGGTGGCTCCAGCGCTATTTTCGACGTGGATACTATCAACACCAGCACTGACTGGTTTGATCAGATCACCCGTAACGGTATTGTTCAGAATTATAATATCAACCTGAGCGGCGGTACTGAGAAAACTACTTACTTCTTTAGCGCCGGTTATTTCAATGATAACGGTATCCAGAAAGGTACTGGCTTCAAACGTGGTGTAATCAGGATTAACAACGAATACAGACCAGCTACCTGGTTGAAATTCGGGCATAACCTGAACCTGAGTATTGCTCATACTGATAACAAAAACAACGAGTTCACCAATGCTTATCGTATGGCGCCATCTACCCCAGTTAAATATGCTGATGGGTCATGGGGGTATGAAAAGAACCTGAGCGTGGCTAACCCTGTGGCTGATATAGCTTACACCAATAACTACCTGAACGGATTGAGAATGCAGGGTAATGCATACCTGGATATCTCTCCAATCAGAGGTCTGAACCTGCACAGCAGCTTCAACTTTGATAACCGTAACCTGAATGCAACTGAATATACACCCGCTTACCTGGTATGGAGTGGTCAGAAAAATGATACCTCTATCCTGAAAATAGGTCGTGCAAAGAATTTCTATTATATCGTAGATAATAACCTGACCTACAACACTACTTTCGAAGGTGGTCATGAGATCTCTGCAACTGTAGGTTACTCTGCAGAACGTACCAAAGGTGATACCCTGAATGGTTCTGTAAAAGGAGTGCCTAACAAGAAAAACCTGTGGTACCTGGGCCAGGGTGACCTGACAAACGTAACCATCTATAACTCCGGTATACTGATTCAAAGAGCTTCTGCTTATGGTCGTCTGACTTACACTTACAAACGTAGGTATAACTTGAGTGGTAGCCTCAGAAGAGATGGTTCCAGCAACTTCCCTACAGATCAGAAATGGGGTACTTTCTACTCAGCAGGTGCTTCCTGGATCGTGACAGAAGAAAACTTCATGAA
This Chitinophaga sancti DNA region includes the following protein-coding sequences:
- a CDS encoding carbon-nitrogen hydrolase family protein, producing the protein MKVALASPPFPSSIQDGLTWTEKLTKEAASQQAAIICFPESYIPGYPGMGYSPEERTPGKLQSALNSVCAIAAENKIAIIMPMDWYAAECLLNVAFVIDANGQVLGYQTKNQLDPTEDVMWVPGTTRSIFEIDGVKIGITICHEGFRYPESVRWAAQQDAKIVFFPHFVGSNTAGVVPTEWGSVESPYYEKAVMLRAMENTIFVGSSNYASKYPEAASSLIAPDGKCLVHGEYGKPGVVVADIDILLATGFLAKRFKNWLYV
- a CDS encoding TonB-dependent receptor — encoded protein: MNSTVIAVHKKWTAGWLFVVLFLTLSFPATMFAASYADIVIKGKVIDESGEPMQAVSVAIKGTSRGTTTAQDGTFSISANENATLVFSFIGYANQEVPVNGQATLNVTLKKNASQLDQVVIVGYGTQRKSQVVGSVSSVKGAEVTKQPVLTAAQGLQAKTPGVQVTASGTPGAQPQLRIRGVSSVSGDANPIYVVDGVITTDITNINNSDIESISVLKDASSQAIYGSRAGNGVVLVTTKKGKLGGMKVSLDAYSGFRTPTSKVKMASGKAYAQYSNEANIRGGSSAIFDVDTINTSTDWFDQITRNGIVQNYNINLSGGTEKTTYFFSAGYFNDNGIQKGTGFKRGVIRINNEYRPATWLKFGHNLNLSIAHTDNKNNEFTNAYRMAPSTPVKYADGSWGYEKNLSVANPVADIAYTNNYLNGLRMQGNAYLDISPIRGLNLHSSFNFDNRNLNATEYTPAYLVWSGQKNDTSILKIGRAKNFYYIVDNNLTYNTTFEGGHEISATVGYSAERTKGDTLNGSVKGVPNKKNLWYLGQGDLTNVTIYNSGILIQRASAYGRLTYTYKRRYNLSGSLRRDGSSNFPTDQKWGTFYSAGASWIVTEENFMKDQNFFDDLKLRVGYGRVGNDNVSGLSTLNSVTVDGYYYNFGGNAYSPQQAITINQIRDARASWEPTTGVDAGLEFTVLKKQLSGSVSYYNKLTNAYINVTVPATLGDADQTVYSRAADVRNKGVEVTLNWNKSVNKDFSYFIGGNITFNKNNVEKVNGNLQLKGGSLGNGNIVTYTVEGKEIGSFWVYETDGIYQSQTDIDNSAHITGATVGDFKYKDNNNDGTIDDNDRVFKGSYQPKVFYGINAGFNYKAFDFSVDMYGNAGNKVFNGKKAVRLGNDNVEASVAANRWTSTNTNTNVPRASNAIPTPSDYFVESGSFFRINNITLGYSVPVNSWAGISKLRVFATAQNPIIFKKYSGYTPELPGSAIASGIELDIYPVSSTYMAGFNLTF